The genomic stretch TGTCCTTAAACTCGAGCGTGTAGACTCAACACGGCTGCAAATCGATTAGTGCGAGCGAGACATAAAACCGACCACGACAAACCATCGCATCGACTGTAGGAAAGTGGGGAAGAGGGCTTCGGGCCAACTGATTCCACATTAGTCAAGCCATAACAATAAAACGGGTTTACGATGCTGTAATGCTAAAGTTGGCACGTTAAAATTGCTATGAAACAAAGTTGAGATAAAACTAGTTAGACGATTTTGATGGCCCTGCAACAAAAATGCAGTTAATACCGTCTAACAGCGGCATTGCCGGCGCAGTCCGCACTCGTCTGCGCTTTATTCCTCACAACCGGAATATCGCTATCGTTAATACACAAAAGGGTGTAGTGCAGCGACATTATTGCTGTTCATTACGAGAGCAATAAATCTCAAATATGGCCGAGAGAATGACTCAATATTCCGTCCTCGGATCGCTTACAACTTTACGAAGCGATGTATGAACCGCCTCTGTTGCAAGTGGCGCTGTTTATTGCTGAATGATGAAATAGTCTTGCGCAAcgttttattgttaattacttACGAGGTAATGCAGGATATGCACACGCAATTACAGGTCGCTATAAGTAAATTTATGGTGCAGAATGGTTTTATGCGAAAGGAATCATATAGTTAGAAATAAACCACGAGACAAAACATGGAATGAACGGCTGAAGCACCTGTTTCAGTTGGTTGCACtggcaaataatattttaaccactTCTGCCTTACTATTGGAATGAAGAGcccatgaaataatttaattatcatcTTTAATTGTTTCAAGATGTGGACAAGTTAAATTATCGTAATTATATTCAGAGATGAATATTGGATAGTATTTTTTAACatctatatacattaatttagttcaaattaaaaataataaatatgaaaactttaaaagtttattgttatttgaagATAAGTATAGTTCCTATAGTAATTGTACGGCTTAAAGAAAACTCATAAGATGCGATCTACTAAATTGAAGATACAGGCCAActaatgaaaaacatatttttatatttaactttttcatgTAACTTTTATACAGGCACAAGAAAGGTGAATGCTTGGATGGGCAATAGTAGGCTACCGTTTGCTTCTTTGAATACTGGCATGCTTCTTTCCGATAAGGCAGAGGTACAGGGCATCGTATTACGAAGATTTGTTCTGAAGCCGTCCGTCATCGATACAATAATATCAGCCTTATACAGACGAGGTGAGATGCTTCAACGGTGGCAGGTTTCTTCGACAATGCCAGCAACACAATAATCAATTTAGGAAAATCGTCTAAGGGTTAGACAAGATAAGATGATACCACTTATTATACTTGCTATGCCGTGCTCATCCAGTTTACTTCGCTGTCGATCGTCCAGTTTGGGATTCTTGCTTAACGCCAGTCTCTGGTCTGCAGATGTCCGAACCAATACCGAAGATCTTTATTTCTAgcacaattaaataattagggACTACAGTTGCCACAATAAATGTTACAGACTCAAAAACAATATGAACATTCGATGTGAAACACTCCAAGTCGTCGAATCACAAAAATCCTCGTACCTCTTAAAAACCATACGATGCTGACGAATATGAAACTGAATCCCTCGAGTAAACTCAGATAAACTGGTCGTATCATCTAGACCGTGCTTTCGGTCATCCCAAGGCTCTTCCCAGTTGCACATGTTGAGGAATTTCTTATGCCCAATATGAGTTTTAAAAGGTGCCTCAAACGCGCTTCCTCTTTAGGTAACTATGAATTTAAAACGACCGCTGATTTAGGCCTTTGGATCTGAGTTCGAGATAGCGCAGGATCGTCCTGATCATAGAATTTGGGATCAGATTACATCATTCTACCGTCATTAacgtataatatatatgtatttattgtcCAATAGTACACAAATAAATACTATGGTTATTGAAAAActggttatttataaacaaaggcTTTGAAAAAATCCAGGAATTACTGGAATTGATCTGGTAAATTTCACTACTGTATTTACATGGAGAACTTGGATTCTGtgatttttctacatagttaatgattacacatattttttaatttttacatcaaatttttttatcatattaatactaaaaatcGACTTAAAAACAAAGTATCGGCCTTAAACACATGCAATGTTGTctcaaataagttataaatattaaaataaaatatttagtaagtgTTTTCCAAAGTGTACACAGTGAAGAAGAGTATACAAAGAGACAGTAGTGATCCAAGACATTCAAATTAACTTTTTCTCTTTGAAACGATGCATCTTTGTTTCTAATTCATATTTGTCCTGAAATTGAAAATcgatgttttacaaattttttaaaatactttcccAGTAACATACTGTATTGTGTAAAATAGGTTGTTTAAGATAAattgaaagttataattttcttcatttatggatgataaattaattgaaataacgTCATCTATTTCTATACAAACTTGAATTTTATATGCAACTTTATATGTATGTTATAAATgcaactttattaaaaaaaaattacatgaaatttcGAAACATTATTAAGCAATTAAactatgtgtttaaaaaattgctaatgaaattacgttaaatattattaagactATAACTTGGTTTCTTTATATTGTTATGTCTACTAGAggaatcttgtttttttttcatgtaagAGTAATGAACagtatagaaatattaaaattggatGTTTAAGCAAATGACGTAATGGTTGAACACGAGTTTAAATCATATTAACATAAACTGATGTGTGTTGCAGGGTATGGCGGAGAGGAGCTTATCTGATGTCCATGCGCTCCCTTAACTGTCATAATATTGGTATGAACAACTGCGTGAAAGTTAAGCTAGAAAAATTTATGAAACTGTTtgggtttttatattaattttattatttcaaacagtGAATTACAAAGTCTGTATGGCCCCAAACGTATTGGCACATATTAAgacaatttcaataattttaaaaatttgctagTAATGTTGTAGACAAATATACAATAATCTCCAGATCACTCTTGCTTTGAAAACATTTGTTGCTGTTGATTATATTTTTCAAAGGTTCAAGAGCGATTAAGTTAGCACATGTTGTAGAACTGTAATGTCAATATTATATGTTCTCTTATAATTTAATTCGAGTggattttaggaaaataaataatttaatgatccTTTACTTTTGGAAAGTTATGGAAGAGATTTTAACAGAAAAAGATTTAATGAAAGAAGGTCAATGTTGGGGTGAGTGGACCTTTTCAATACCAGATGACAAGATTAATGAAAAGATAGCCTCGCTTCCACGATCAGAACAGGAGGGAAATTGTTCCACTTGGGCTAATTTATTTTCGTTGATACAAACTAAATCAGACTTCGATGATTCACCTTCTGCCTCTTCAGAGATCCACCACACAATGGAAGAGTCCCAAGTTCCGGATACTGAAGCAGAGCTTGGCAAAAGCATTGTCACAAGTTCCATGGAAGAGTTATCGGTTTCTCTAGTCGAGTTGTGTAAGCAGTTAGGACCGAAATTGAGAGTCGGAGCGGCGGAAGTCAAAGACGAGATGATGATGTTAGCAGGTGATTTGAAAAAGTTGAAAAGTGAATCAGTGACATTACTTATGGAAAATACTTGGCCCCAGCTCCATTCGGATAGTTGTAGACTCTGTTTTTGTATCCCATTTTGCGCAAGTAGCGAGCTGTGTGGGATTCTTTGCCGAAGAATTTTGCTGCCTTGGATGAGTGAGAGTCTACCGAGCAGACTGGAACAACTGTCGGAGATTCTCTCCCCAGAAGGGGAAACTGTCTGTGTTACTCTGGTGGCACCCCTTCTACAACTGGAAGATTCTCCTCTTGTACACGATTTGCTCAATTTGGAAGATTTTATGAGTTCGATGTCGCCCAAACATTGGACCGTTTTGCTGAGAGAGTTTCTCTCAGGGTTGGGAGATCTCGACAAATGGCAAGTCTCTGCTTTGGCAACCATAGTCCAACATGCTGAGCCAACCTGTGACATCTTATTTACTCTCGTCCAACTGATGTCTGCAACAGGATCAACGTTTGCTCAAAGCAGAGAGTTTGGAGCTCTTTTAGTTGCTGTGGCTAATCACCTGAAAGCGGACTCGGTTTCCCTTGTTCCACAGTTGAAACTCATCGTTAACAACTATAAAGGTTCATTGAAATTTAAAGCATTGAAAGTCTTAGCTGATGTAAGCTGATGAAATTAGAAATTCTATcttttgtaaaaatgtgaaaaataatggttgtaagaaaaatgtgatattacggtaatgatattttgttgtaaaataatacataaatgtgAATACCATGccaatactataatatttatactatgggttgtaataaaaagtatttaaactaagaggtgtaatttttattatcaaaccATTAACTGTAATACTGAGTAGTAAAACTCTCCTTCAAAAGAGTACAGattagaaatatgtttttttccaaATCTATTTGAGCACGAAGAAacatttaaacattctaaaattgaTGGCAAAAAggaataatagttttttgttgaCACTGCATATATTAAGTACAACCGTGCATACCGTATGTgcttttaaaatacaatctttgttagcaaaataataaaacatttttatttttttttaatatccattttcaaaagtttatagaTAACTGTAGAGTAAAGggaagaacaaaattaattatagaattgCATTCATGAAGATACGTAagttcataatttataatttgtatttttagtggTGGGAGGGGGAGTGGGGAAATTAAATCTGTCATGCTTTACCTCAATTCCAAGATTTTGGTAAAAGTAAAGTTGTGAAATCTTGTGGATCTTTAATGGTTTAGGTATATGGAGGCATCAAATTATTCTGGTAAATGTGCACCTTGATAACCAATAAGATACATTTTCAACAATGCCCGTACTAGAAGTAAACTAGCTTCTGGGACCATTTCGGAGAGACATCGTATCTTGCAGATACTCGGTATACGAGTATCCTATACAAAATAGAATTCTAATATGTATCCAATCTAATTGGGTGTTCCTCCTAACCAGGTAAGGTTTCATAATGTTAGTGTTAGGATGTTCATGCTACTAATTTATCAGTTTAAAGAATATGTACATCCGAGATTTAGGTTAACTGTGAACCCCCAAAAGAGATACAAGATTTATCGTAACATTTGATAGTTCACCAATTGAAAAAACTAAGCACATTTTCAGTATCGTAATTTGCATAAACTGCTCCTTACTTTACAAGATGCACAACAACCAGTCTAGAATATTTGAAACACTCTTTTAGAAGCAAgagaaaatattaatgtttttttttttctaaaagtcaTAGCAAAGTATGCATACAATCCCAATAGTAATAAACTTTGTTACAAATTGGCTTGTGTTAACATTTTTGTTCTATCGGACCATTGAATTGTAACTCAATTAGAACTATGTGTCAAGAAGAGTAACAGGTACACATTCCGTTATCTGCTCCTAAATGTAATCTTTATTATATACGACTACTAAAGAATAAGTTTTATAGCGTTACCAGTAATACAATACGAGTCAAAGGTGTTACCTATACCAAGATTACGCACCTGTAAGAGGTCCTACTGGCTTGGATCTCGAACTTTTGTCTGTAGAAATGCATCTATGCAAcgtgtttataatatttgatagATTTCGCAGACATTAGTGTCCATATCCTCTTGAATTTTATCCTATTAAGAGGAAGGTACGGATATTTACGGTCGCCATCAGAGCGGAACATTCCACACTTACGAATGAGGACATTAGTATCAAACCATTAATACTAGATTCATAATACTTTCTAAATTTTGTTCAAACgatcatagaaatattttttttggttttattactattatatgcGCATAACTGGCACAAGTGGctgttaaatatgttatatataaataattgatttttaagtaaaaacatcTTTTACGTTGCTCTCCAGGTTAACTCGTTTTTTTCTGTCcgacaaaaacaaaaataaaggcaaaaataGACCCCAAAATATGATGCAAACAAATTTAAGGGTTGGTGTCACATAACATAGATGCCGCTAAGTGCAGTGTTGAAACATCGtcg from Homalodisca vitripennis isolate AUS2020 chromosome 2, UT_GWSS_2.1, whole genome shotgun sequence encodes the following:
- the LOC124353630 gene encoding uncharacterized protein LOC124353630 codes for the protein MFSYNLIRVDFRKINNLMILYFWKVMEEILTEKDLMKEGQCWGEWTFSIPDDKINEKIASLPRSEQEGNCSTWANLFSLIQTKSDFDDSPSASSEIHHTMEESQVPDTEAELGKSIVTSSMEELSVSLVELCKQLGPKLRVGAAEVKDEMMMLAGDLKKLKSESVTLLMENTWPQLHSDSCRLCFCIPFCASSELCGILCRRILLPWMSESLPSRLEQLSEILSPEGETVCVTLVAPLLQLEDSPLVHDLLNLEDFMSSMSPKHWTVLLREFLSGLGDLDKWQVSALATIVQHAEPTCDILFTLVQLMSATGSTFAQSREFGALLVAVANHLKADSVSLVPQLKLIVNNYKGSLKFKALKVLADVS